In the Wyeomyia smithii strain HCP4-BCI-WySm-NY-G18 chromosome 2, ASM2978416v1, whole genome shotgun sequence genome, one interval contains:
- the LOC129719667 gene encoding uncharacterized protein LOC129719667 has translation MFKNNHAARNEMFAWCANNEIRWKFIPPRAPHFGGLWEAAVKSAKFHLLKEIGNHSLTREDLITLLAQVQMMLNSRPLTPIPSQPQDLEALTPGHFLIGTNLQAIVETDLKGVPDNKLTHWELTQKRFQSIWARWYPEYLQQLQARATKAYRTPTDIQIGRVVIIKEDHVPPVQWPLGRIIKTHPGKDGIVRVVTLKTAKSDNVVRPVAKLALLPIPDNRYQSEAAIRNQ, from the coding sequence ATGTTTAAAAACAACCATGCCGCACGTAACGAGATGTTCGCATGGTGTGCGAATAATGAAATTCGATGGAAATTCATTCCGCCACGCGCACCCCACTTCGGCGGATTGTGGGAAGCCGCCGTAAAGTCGGCCAAATTTCATCTCCTCAAGGAAATCGGAAACCACTCTCTCACTCGCGAGGACCTGATAACGTTACTCGCTCAAGTCCAGATGATGTTAAATTCACGGCCTTTGACACCTATACCATCACAGCCACAAGACCTAGAAGCCCTGACACCAGGCCATTTTCTGATTGGCACCAATCTTCAAGCCATAGTCGAGACCGATCTGAAGGGAGTTCCAGATAACAAACTCACACACTGGGAGTTGACACAAAAGCGTTTCCAGAGTATATGGGCACGTTGGTACCCGGAATATTTACAACAGCTACAAGCACGGGCTACTAAAGCATACCGAACACCTACCGATATTCAGATAGGGCGAGTTGTCATCATTAAAGAGGACCACGTACCACCTGTCCAGTGGCCGCTTGGACGGATTATCAAGACCCACCCAGGAAAAGACGGAATAGTCAGAGTTGTCACACTGAAGACTGCGAAATCGGACAACGTTGTTCGACCTGTCGCGAAACTTGCTTTGCTGCCCATCCCCGACAATCGTTATCAATCAGAAGCTGCCATTAGGAACCAGTAG
- the LOC129725670 gene encoding protein nervous wreck produces the protein MQPPPRKGNYTKFLKNLHSEQLAKLALKNQNECELLEDIRQFTLKRSAIEKSYSEALLKISSAYLNKKQACIPEIKMDGAEEKWNMWSVWQTVLEENEKLARARLAAVEVFQQQIADEAKLLRSSKLASSKKGVEHLSQVQKELQLSVQDVDKTKKCYFDEEHCAHDVRDKARDIEEKLKKKKGSFFQSITSLQKNSARVTSRKEQLEEKSTGARNDYILSLASANAHQNHYFTIDLQTTMATMENYVYERVADYLALIGRTELLTCSATQNSFGKIRDQAQQLTREYNLQCCYLYYPVLKQHIQYEFEPCDNDPIRKITADHDSAAETLNREGKRWAGRVARENNVIRENARKLAVCTALREAGHRNDPNDQNGPDLETKIDEFRENIRKAETAKCKAEARLECLRAGGISVDEWLQEAETLSVQEMPRSASSLSMRTDASGQGENPSSDSFYDSDNAEQDQPISESSPAPKQPEPPIDDFPVESDEDEDFEVEQERQKIEQISHGWDDPIQDWGAEETAPAASASAAASVSAQQPMGQTFKCTALYSYTAQNPDELSIVESEQLEVVGDGDGDGWLRARNYRGEEGFVPHNYLDVERDTPVDTHTPAQLSTQISFSSVDYTVDNEDQDQMQDSGQSPDQISVISAPRKVHQMYCIALYDYDATAEDELTFEEGQIIKLITKSPHGVDDGWWEGELNGKIGNFPSLVVEECDENGEPLTDAEDESPPPSAPPTFAAPAPPPMVLQEATPPEGQSPTLDTNSSVPAIDRFEFEMDNNQHDKYDSQFSAPPPSQPPPVVICEEPESEEMESAPDTTAATASESENQLNFAQIIVTAATPMHEDADKKFPPPPANEEDDDQGEDNQPEEIVEKQEQEKQEVSAKEKSKAESPPKEQPQQPKQAPPSKPPTLPKPVKPPSPPKPAKAESPPKEQHKVTSPPVNEILEEESDEEEFAPAPLEEPAAPFEATFDAKFEANFAANFDDAFGNGPAEIPKQVVGGRASIPEELEPHQLARLQNLKESNA, from the exons ATGCAGCCACCCCCTCGAAAA gGAAACTAcaccaaatttttgaaaaatctccATTCCGAACAATTAGCAAAACTTGCTCTGAAGAACCAAAATGAATGTGAACTTCTCGAGGACATCCGTCAGTTTACGCTCAAGCGTTCAGCAATCGAAAAATCATACAGCGAAGCGCTGCTCAAAATTTCGTCGGCATATCTCAACAAGAAGCAGGCATGTATACCGGAAATTAAAATGGATGGAGCAGAGGAGAAATG GAACATGTGGAGTGTTTGGCAAACGGTGCTGGAGGAAAACGAGAAGCTGGCACGAGCTCGTCTCGCAGCTGTAGAGGTATTTCAACAGCAGATTGCCGATGAAGCGAAGCTGCTTCGTAGTAGCAAATTGGCAAGTAGCAAAAAAGGCGTAGAACATCTGAGTCAGGTTCAGAAGGAACTGCAACTATCCGTACAGGACGtggataaaacaaaaaaatgttacttCGATGAGGAGCATTGTGCCCATGATGTTCGTGACAAGGCACGAGACATTgaggaaaaattgaaaaagaaaaaaggttCGTTTTTCCAGTCGATAACTTCTTTGCAGAAGAATAGTGCCCGAGTGACATCACGCAAAGAACAACTGGAGGAAAAATCGACAGGGGCGAGGAATgactacattttaagtttagccTCAGCTAACGCACATCAAAACCACTACTTTACCATTGATCTGCAAACCACAATGGCAACGATGGAAAATTATGTTTACGAACGGGTAGCCGATTATTTAGCATTGATTGGTCGTACAGAATTGTTGACTTGTTCGGCAACACAGAATTCGTTTGGGAAAATTCGTGATCAAGCGCAGCAGTTGACGCGTGAATACAATCTACAGTGCTGTTACTTATACTATCCTGTACTTAAGCAGCACATTCAGTACGAGTTCGAGCCGTGTGACAATGATCCTATTAGAAAGATTACTGCGGATCATGATTCTGCCGCAGAGACTCTGAATAGAGAAGGAAAGCGATGGGCGGGACGCGTTGCACGGGAAAATAACGTAATTAGGGAAAATGCTCGAAAACTTGCTGTATGTACAGCGTTGCGGGAGGCTGGACATCGCAACGATCCTAACGATCAAAATGGGCCAGATTTAGAAACAAAGATCGACGAGTTCCGTGAAAACATACGCAAAGCAGAGACTGCAAAATGCAAGGCGGAGGCAAGGCTAGAGTGTTTACGGGCCGGAGGAATTAGTGTCGACGAGTGGCTGCAAGAAGCGGAAACACTTAGCGTGCAAGAAATGCCTCGATCCGCTAGTTCGTTATCGATGCGTACCGATGCTTCTGGTCAAGGG gAAAATCCAAGTTCAGATTCGTTCTATGACAGTGACAATGCTGAGCAGGATCAACCGATATCTGAATCTTCACCAGCTCCGAAACAACCAGAACCTCCGATCGATGATTTCCCTGTCGAAAGTGATGAAGACGAAG ATTTTGAAGTCGAACAAGAACGTCAGAAGATTGAACAAATATCGCATGGCTGGGACGATCCCATTCAGGATTGGGGAGCAGAAGAGACTGCACCTGCTGCTTCCGCAAGTGCTGCGGCTTCTGTGTCAGCGCAACAACCGATGGGACAAACATTTAAGTGCACTGCACTGTATTCTTATACTGCACAAAATCCGGATGAACTGTCCATAGTCGAGAGCGAGCAACTAGAAGTAGTCGGAGATGGCGATGGTGATGGGTGGTTGCGTGCACGCAATTACCGTGGCGAGGAAGGATTTGTTCCTCATAATTACTTGGACGTCGAACGTGACACTCCAGTGGATACACATAcaccggcgcagctttcaacaCAAATATCTTTCTCCTCAGTTGACTATACAGTGGACAACGAAGACCAAGATCAAATGCAAGATTCCGGTCAATCTCCTGACCAAATTTCGGTGATCTCTGCCCCGAGAAAGGTGCACCAAATGTACTGTATTGCATTGTATGACTATGATGCCACAGCAGAGGATGAACTCACTTTTGAAGAAGGACAG ATTATAAAACTAATTACCAAGAGCCCCCACGGAGTAGATGACGGATGGTGGGAAGGTGAGTTGAACGGAAAAATCGGTAACTTTCCCTCCTTGGTTGTGGAAGAATGTGACGAAAATGGGGAGCCATTGACCGATGCCGAGGACGAATCTCCGCCACCATCCGCTCCACCAACATTTGCAGCACCTGCACCACCTCCCATGGTTCTCCAGGAAGCAACGCCACCGGAGGGTCAAAGTCCAA ctcTAGACACTAACAGTTCGGTACCGGCGATTGATCGTTTCGAGTTTGAAATGGACAATAACCAGCACGATAAATATGACTCGCAGTTTTCTGCTCCCCCGCCATCGCAGCCACCACCAG TGGTAATATGTGAAGAACCGGAG TCCGAAGAGATGGAATCTGCTCCCGATACAACGGCAGCTACTGCTAGCGAAAGCGAGAATCAGCTCAACTTTGCTCAAATCATAGTAACAGCCGCTACTCCCATGCACGAGGACGCCGATAAAAAATTCCCGCCACCACCGGCTAACGAAGAAGATGACGATCAGGGTGAAGACAACCAGCCAGAAGAAATCGTTGAGAAGCAGGAGCAGGAAAAGCAAGAGGTCAGTGCGAAGGAGAAGTCCAAGGCAGAGTCTCCTCCCAAAGAACAACCACAGCAGCCAAAACAGGCACCGCCATCGAAACCACCAACTCTGCCAAAGCCTGTGAAGCCACCCTCACCACCGAAACCGGCGAAAGCTGAATCTCCACCAAAGGAGCAGCATAAGGTGACCTCACCACCCGTCAACGAAATACTCGAGGAAGAATCTGATGAAGAAGAATTTGCACCAGCACCCTTGGAGGAGCCAGCAGCTCCCTTTGAAGCCACATTCGATGCCAAATTTGAAGCCAACTTTGCTGCTAATTTCGATGATGCTTTTGGAAATGGTCCCGCAGAAATACCGAAGCAGGTGGTAGGCGGCAGAGCAAGCATACCCGAGGAACTCGAACCACATCAGTTGGCGCGTTTGCAAAATCTCAAGGAGTCCAATGCATAG